In the genome of Deinococcus sp. KSM4-11, one region contains:
- the gcvP gene encoding aminomethyl-transferring glycine dehydrogenase, whose translation MTRTPLTDLLQTADFTDRHIGPTPEDQAAMLAELGVGSLDELSDTTLPESIQFQGGLQVGGPVTEAQALADLRAVAAKNRVFRSYIGMGYSGTHTPGVILRNMLENPGWYTAYTPYQAEISQGRLEMLLNFQQTVMDLTAMPVCNASLLDEATAAAEAMTLAKRAGKSKSTTFVIAHDVHPQTKDVIKTRAEYFGFEIVELKAGQMAEGLPECFGVLMQTPGTFGDLHDLSPIADAVHAQGGLLVAATDLLASALVKPVGEMGADIAIGSAQRFGVPMGFGGPHAAFLACQKTFERQMPGRVIGVSKDVRGKTALRMAMQTREQHIRREKATSNICTAQALLANMAAAYAVYHGPKGIRTIAERTQRLTGALAGALTAAGVRLGSDTYFDTLTVKPEDVDAVRKRALGMGMNLRYGKGGVWVTVSLDETTTPADVLDLIHAITGTRPAADLDLDGVSADGLPETLKRESEYLTHPVFNTHHSEHGMLRYLKALENKDYSLTHGMIPLGSCTMKLNATTEMIPVTWPEFGQLHPFAPADQTEGYAELLAELEAWLADITGYEAVNLQPNSGAQGEYAGLLTIRKYHEARGESHRTVCLIPASAHGTNPASAAMMGMQVVVVKTDADGNIDMDDLKVQAEKHSDTLGALMITYPSTHGVYEERVKDACDLIHQHGGQVYLDGANMNAQVGLTKPGLIGSDVSHLNLHKTFAIPHGGGGPGMGPIGVKAHLAPYLPNHTVRPTSDSHTGAVSAAPYGSASILPISYLYIRLLGPVGLKKATQVALLNANYIAQHLKGAYPVLYTGRNDRVAHECIIDLRPLKAATGITEEDVAKRLMDYGFHAPTMSFPVPGTLMIEPTESEPRAELDRFIAAMLGIRREIQDVQDELIAAADSPLKHAPHTQDDLMADEWERAYSRATAAYPTPTQKQWKYWPSVNRVDNVYGDRNFVCSCPPVEEWAEA comes from the coding sequence ATGACCCGCACCCCCCTGACCGACCTGCTCCAGACCGCCGACTTCACCGACCGCCACATCGGCCCCACGCCGGAGGACCAGGCCGCCATGCTCGCGGAGCTGGGCGTGGGCAGCCTGGACGAGCTGAGCGACACGACCCTGCCGGAGAGCATCCAGTTCCAGGGTGGGTTGCAGGTGGGCGGGCCGGTCACGGAGGCGCAGGCGCTGGCCGACCTGCGGGCGGTGGCGGCGAAGAACAGGGTGTTCCGCAGCTACATCGGGATGGGGTACAGCGGGACGCACACGCCGGGCGTGATCCTGCGGAACATGCTGGAGAACCCCGGCTGGTACACGGCGTACACGCCGTACCAGGCCGAGATCTCGCAGGGGCGGCTGGAGATGCTGCTGAACTTCCAGCAGACGGTGATGGACCTGACGGCCATGCCGGTGTGCAATGCCTCGCTGCTGGACGAGGCGACCGCCGCCGCCGAGGCGATGACGCTGGCGAAGCGGGCCGGAAAAAGCAAGAGCACGACCTTCGTGATCGCGCACGACGTGCACCCGCAGACGAAGGACGTGATCAAGACCCGCGCGGAATACTTCGGCTTCGAGATCGTCGAGCTGAAGGCCGGGCAGATGGCCGAAGGGCTGCCCGAGTGCTTCGGGGTGCTGATGCAGACGCCCGGTACCTTCGGTGACCTGCACGACCTCTCGCCTATTGCGGACGCCGTGCATGCCCAGGGCGGCCTGCTGGTGGCGGCGACCGATCTGCTGGCGAGCGCGCTGGTAAAGCCGGTGGGCGAGATGGGGGCAGATATCGCCATCGGGAGCGCGCAGCGCTTCGGCGTGCCAATGGGCTTCGGCGGGCCGCACGCGGCCTTCCTGGCATGCCAGAAGACCTTCGAGCGCCAGATGCCGGGCCGCGTGATCGGCGTGAGCAAGGACGTGCGGGGCAAGACGGCCCTGCGCATGGCGATGCAGACGCGCGAGCAGCACATCCGGCGCGAGAAGGCCACCAGCAACATCTGCACCGCGCAGGCGCTGCTGGCGAACATGGCCGCCGCGTACGCCGTGTACCACGGGCCGAAGGGCATCCGGACGATTGCTGAGCGCACGCAGCGCCTCACGGGCGCGCTGGCCGGGGCGCTGACGGCAGCGGGCGTGCGGCTGGGATCCGACACGTACTTCGACACCCTCACCGTGAAGCCGGAGGACGTGGACGCCGTGCGGAAACGCGCGCTGGGAATGGGCATGAACCTGCGCTACGGCAAGGGCGGCGTGTGGGTCACGGTCAGCTTGGACGAGACGACCACGCCCGCCGACGTGCTCGACCTGATCCACGCGATCACCGGCACTCGGCCTGCCGCCGACCTCGATCTGGACGGCGTGTCCGCCGACGGGCTTCCCGAGACCCTGAAACGGGAGAGCGAGTACCTGACGCACCCGGTGTTCAACACGCACCACAGCGAACACGGCATGCTGCGCTACCTGAAGGCCCTGGAGAACAAGGACTACAGCCTGACGCATGGCATGATCCCCCTGGGCAGCTGCACCATGAAACTGAACGCCACGACCGAGATGATCCCCGTGACGTGGCCCGAGTTCGGGCAGCTCCACCCCTTCGCGCCCGCCGACCAGACGGAAGGCTACGCCGAGCTGCTGGCAGAACTGGAAGCGTGGCTGGCCGACATTACGGGCTACGAGGCCGTGAACCTCCAGCCGAACAGCGGCGCGCAGGGCGAGTACGCGGGCCTGCTGACCATCCGCAAGTACCACGAGGCGCGCGGCGAGAGCCACCGCACCGTGTGCCTGATTCCCGCCAGCGCCCACGGCACCAACCCCGCCAGCGCCGCCATGATGGGCATGCAGGTGGTGGTCGTGAAGACCGACGCCGACGGCAACATCGACATGGACGACCTGAAAGTGCAGGCCGAGAAGCACAGCGATACCCTGGGCGCGCTGATGATCACGTACCCCAGCACGCACGGCGTGTACGAGGAACGCGTGAAGGACGCCTGCGACCTGATCCACCAGCACGGCGGGCAGGTGTACCTGGACGGCGCGAACATGAACGCCCAGGTCGGCCTGACCAAACCCGGCCTGATCGGCAGTGACGTCAGCCACCTGAACCTGCACAAGACCTTCGCCATCCCCCACGGCGGCGGCGGCCCCGGCATGGGCCCCATCGGCGTCAAGGCGCACCTCGCGCCATACCTGCCGAACCACACCGTGCGGCCCACGTCAGACAGCCACACCGGAGCCGTCAGCGCCGCCCCCTACGGGAGCGCGAGCATCCTGCCCATCTCGTACCTGTACATCCGCCTGCTCGGCCCCGTCGGGCTGAAGAAGGCCACGCAGGTCGCGCTGCTGAACGCCAACTACATCGCCCAGCACCTGAAGGGCGCGTACCCGGTGCTGTACACAGGCCGGAACGACCGCGTGGCGCACGAGTGCATCATCGACCTGCGACCCCTCAAGGCCGCCACGGGCATCACCGAGGAAGACGTCGCCAAGAGACTCATGGACTACGGCTTCCATGCCCCCACCATGAGCTTCCCCGTGCCCGGCACGCTGATGATCGAACCCACCGAGAGCGAACCCAGGGCGGAACTCGACCGCTTCATTGCCGCCATGCTGGGTATTCGCCGCGAGATTCAGGACGTGCAGGACGAGCTGATCGCCGCCGCCGACAGCCCGCTGAAGCACGCGCCCCACACCCAGGACGACCTGATGGCCGACGAGTGGGAACGGGCGTACAGCCGCGCCACCGCCGCGTACCCCACGCCCACGCAGAAGCAGTGGAAATACTGGCCCAGCGTGAACCGGGTGGACAATGTGTACGGCGACAGGAATTTCGTGTGTAGCTGCCCACCTGTCGAGGAGTGGGCGGAGGCATAG